Below is a window of Lemur catta isolate mLemCat1 chromosome 11, mLemCat1.pri, whole genome shotgun sequence DNA.
AAGGGTAGTTTCTTAACCTGGGGCCCCATTTTTGCTCTACGGTAACACGGAGTctagcaaagaagaaaatcacaaggcTGGAGATGAAAACAAAGGCTTTTGGTTCAGAAGGTAAAGGAGGCCCTCAAGAGGTGGAGACTCAGTGTATCCAGAAGGCTGTGCTGGAGTCGGCCTCATGAACTAGGGGGTTTCTTCTTGGCATCCaagtccttttttatttcttcaagtttttTAGCCAGGTTTggtatctttaaaaagaaaaaagattattataattttgcATCTACCTAATCAATATTCTTTTAACTTCTCTTCCTCcaaaaataaatggttttataagttttattttcctctaaaagAGACCTACCAAATAGTATTTCTTAGCCTCATAACTGCATGCAAAAGATATTAGAAGTTGTACGATAAGTATGCTCCCTCTCTGAAAGGCAGATTCCAACTTCTACTTTTATATTACCCACTGAGCCCCTCAATCCAGTGTCAAGTAAAAGTTGTACATATaaacaataaatgtgatataaatTAATAAAGCCCCTGCCTAGCAACTGATATGACTGAAGCAAAGGTTGACAAAAGGGATTCCCTTTGTCATAACTAAAAGCTTTactataaaacaaaccaaaagtgAATACCATGTTTcccttgtttgtctttttaaaacaccATTCCAGGATCCCCATTCATGGGCAGTTGTACTACCCAGTTTTCAACTTCCCCCTATATAAGGTGAGATTAATACAAACTCCCCACTTCACAAAACTCTGTCCTCCTTAAATGTCCTACATTATATAGATCCATCTCCAAAATTCTCAGTTATCTCCACTACTGGGTAGGGAGGCTGAAAACATTATCCAATTAATCTTTACATTCTCACTTATCACATGAttttctaaagaatttttttttttttttttgagacagattctcactctgtcaacctgggtagagtgccatatcagcccagctcacagcaacctcaaactcctgggctcaagcaatcctcttgcctcaacctcccaagtagctgggactacaggcacctgccaccacgcccagctaattttttctattttgagtagagacagggtctcactcttgttcaggctggtctcaaactcctgagctgaagtgataATCCAGCCTTAGCCagcccccccaccctccaccccccgagtgctaggattacaggtgtgagccaccatgcctggccttctaTAGCATTTTAAGAACGCAACTTATATTACTCTAAGCTAATGAGCACAGCTTAGTATCATCTAGAGAACACCTAAACTGATGGGATTTTGCCCTCTTGTGGTGATACAGAGGACAGACACTTCTGTGAgttggattattttttcaaacaatgGAAAACCTTTCTATAATATTCAGTACTTTTTCCTCAGACCTATAGACCTCACATATGCTGGAAGGCACACCTTACCTCAAACAAAGAAAAGTCACTCTAAAAGAGTTACATGGAATCAAGGAGGTCATGGATACGGCCACTTACGTCATAGTTCTGAGCCAGATACATTCCAACCACGTTGCCCAAAGTAAATCCAAGCTGAAAGAATAGAACATGAAGAGTTAAGCTGCATAGCAAGTCCTGTGCCAGTCTGCTGCCAAACCAAAACACATAGACAATATCCTCTTCCTAGGGAGCTCAGGGAAGTTAGAAGACCCTGGTGTCCACTCTAGGACTATGTACAACTTGAGAATCACATTTTTCTACTATAAACACAGAATTACCCTCCCAAAAGGTTAAAAAGCATACAAAAGTAATAACAAATGGTGAAAAAAATCTAGCCTAAATTCTCCTTCTCCCCTCACAATCCCCATAAATATTTGACCATAAGTTCTAGAAACCCAAGCCAAAGTTCAGATTTTTGTTATTGAATGCTgtaattgtttttgtctttttttggttACAGGTATTGTTATTCCTCtctaaaccaaataaaaattattcaattttataaGTATTCAGTTAAATCATAGGATTTTAGATCCTATTCACAGCTGAATCTCTccatatttcaaaagaagaactTGAGGCCCTGGATGGGAAGGGACTTGTCCCAGGTCATTCACAACAAGGAGAACAGGACAACTTACATTAGATACCCACTCAAAACCCAAAATATGTGATGACAGAAAAAATTAGGGAACTCTGACATACCACTGAGAGTACATACAGCAAAGCGCTCTGCCATGGGTAAAGTCTAACAGGCAGGACGTTTAAGGTCTAAAACACAGCTCTAACTCAGTGACAACAGAGACAGGCATGGTTTTTAAAGAACTATAAATGTTTCTCTCATTAGTGACTATTTTTCTGAACAAAAACTGTTCCGTGAAAATTTAGAGTACTCCTTACATACCAAAAGGACTAAACCTCCTTAGTTTTGAGTTTTAATGATAACTCCCTATTTTACTCCTAAATAAGACCCTCCAACTGAAGCCTAATTTCTAAGTTTATAAATTCAAACTGGCATCtactttttttcatcattttgtttaaTCAGTGTTGCTCCTATTTAATCAATATGCAGCAAAGaggttaaaatagaaaaataaagtatggCACTTAAAACCATCAATCACACATGGCATGGTCAAGCCTTATCTTCAAGTTGGAGGTGCATATGGAGGAACGGAATACAGCTGGGTCCTTACTGAGCTGTAAGCTTACAAAGCTTCGAACaccaaaaacataatttaaattgGCTTGTTGTTAGcaaattaagaaacataaaagagACTATCTAGTCTCTAACCATACATCATTTTCTGATCATATGATTAATTAGATACATCTTGCAAAATCGTATTTTTACCAACATAGCACCaagaagaatgattttttttcactcctaTGGATTGAAATCAGATAGGCAGAGGTTTTCCAAATCCAGAAAGAGTATTAAATTTGCTTAAAAGAAGATGTTAGCTCTAACACCAAATAGAAAGAACATGAGATTgataaaatttcaagaaaaataatccagTTCTGGTTCTAGCACTATCTAGCTGTGTGCCTTTAGGCAAGACACTTACCTCTCCGGAGGACTGCTGATTTCAGCTTCCTGATTTATAAAACATTACTCCACCTATGTAATGTTGCAAGTCCAACATTCTAAGATTCCTAGTTCTTACCATGggtgtctcaaaataaataggGCAGATCTAACCTGGCTTCAGTTTGGTAACTTCACCAGGCATCAGGGTACATGAAAAACTAGtggttattttaaaacacaaagcaaaacaaaaaccacgTGCCTCTAGACAAGTGAGATCCAATTCCAGTTTCAGAAAACTACCAGATCTACCGATGGGGTATTGTAAAATTAAGCACAcaatacaagaagaaaaatgttactcATTAAGAGAAATGTTAGGGAAAATGCACAAAGCCAGAAAAGCTTATACAGTATATTGTTCATGGCATGGCCAATAAGCAAgtttagacagaaaaaaattaaatctgaagAACACTGAGCCTGAAAAGTTAGATTGAAGCCAGATTATAGAAGGTCTTGAATGAGTCTGAAACCTCTCTGCAGGCCAAGAATGCTTAACTTCTTCCAGGCCAAGACCTGGAAGCCTCACCAGAAGCTCTGTAAGCTGGATGACATCAGCATAGTACCTCCTCCACACCACGTGGTCACCCCATAGTATCCCCTGCAGAGAAGAC
It encodes the following:
- the STMP1 gene encoding short transmembrane mitochondrial protein 1 gives rise to the protein MLQFLLGFTLGNVVGMYLAQNYDIPNLAKKLEEIKKDLDAKKKPPSS